The following proteins are co-located in the Cetobacterium sp. NK01 genome:
- the dhaL gene encoding dihydroxyacetone kinase subunit DhaL, whose product MDLIILVDKIADVIYENKDYLSELDRVIGDSDHGVNLSRGFQKIKEEKESLKNLSYSDFFNKIAMILISNVGGASGAIYGTGLMKVAQSLKGTNKLDRENIIKAADAMVEGIKMRGKAQCGEKTMLDTIVPVVETLKENKNEELNELLKKIQIIAKNGVDSTKDMKATKGRASYLGERSIGHLDPGAMSSYLIIDTICKNLK is encoded by the coding sequence ATGGATTTAATCATATTAGTGGACAAAATAGCTGATGTAATATATGAAAATAAAGATTATTTGAGTGAATTAGATAGAGTAATAGGAGATAGTGATCATGGAGTAAATCTTTCTAGAGGATTTCAAAAGATAAAAGAGGAAAAAGAAAGTTTGAAAAATTTAAGTTACTCAGATTTTTTTAATAAAATAGCAATGATTCTTATATCGAATGTAGGTGGAGCTTCTGGAGCAATATATGGAACAGGACTTATGAAAGTAGCTCAGAGTTTAAAGGGTACAAATAAATTGGATAGAGAAAATATTATAAAAGCAGCAGATGCGATGGTAGAAGGGATAAAAATGAGAGGAAAAGCTCAATGTGGAGAAAAGACTATGTTAGATACTATAGTTCCCGTGGTAGAAACTTTAAAAGAAAATAAAAATGAAGAACTAAATGAATTATTAAAAAAAATTCAAATAATAGCTAAAAATGGAGTGGATTCAACAAAAGATATGAAAGCAACTAAAGGAAGAGCTAGTTACTTAGGAGAAAGAAGTATAGGGCATTTAGATCCAGGAGCTATGTCTTCATATTTAATTATTGATACTATTTGTAAAAATTTAAAGTAG
- a CDS encoding ABC transporter ATP-binding protein, translated as MAEVVLKKVEKQYPNGFKAVHGIDLNIKDGEFMVFVGPSGCAKSTTLRMVAGLEEITGGEIYIGDKLVNDLPPKDRGIAMVFQNYALYPHMTVYDNMAFGLKMAKVPKNEIDKRVKEAAEKLEITDLLDRKPKEMSGGQRQRVAVGRAIVRKPEVFLFDEPLSNLDAKLRVSMRVRITQLHKQLKEEGQNATMIYVTHDQVEAMTMGDRICVLNYGKIMQVDTPLNLYNTPANKFVAGFIGSPAMNIVKASLILEDNKTFVKLTNGDKLELPKEKADKVKGHVGKDVWFGIRPENVGNKNTAKDGDSSIVGKVNIVEQMGNEEFIYFFVGDTQYTARIPAEKSTGANFNQQENFYFEMDKCHLFDIETEKNITI; from the coding sequence ATGGCAGAAGTAGTACTAAAAAAAGTAGAAAAACAATACCCAAATGGATTTAAGGCAGTTCATGGAATTGACTTAAATATTAAAGATGGAGAATTTATGGTTTTTGTAGGGCCATCTGGTTGTGCAAAATCAACAACTTTAAGAATGGTTGCAGGATTAGAGGAAATTACTGGTGGAGAAATCTATATAGGGGATAAGCTAGTTAATGACTTACCTCCAAAAGACAGAGGAATTGCAATGGTTTTCCAAAACTATGCGCTTTATCCACATATGACAGTTTATGATAATATGGCATTTGGATTAAAAATGGCAAAAGTTCCTAAAAATGAGATAGATAAAAGAGTTAAAGAAGCTGCAGAAAAACTTGAGATCACAGATCTTTTAGATAGAAAACCAAAAGAGATGTCAGGAGGACAAAGACAAAGGGTTGCAGTTGGAAGAGCAATTGTAAGAAAACCAGAAGTTTTCTTATTTGATGAACCTTTATCAAACTTAGATGCTAAACTTAGAGTTTCTATGAGAGTAAGAATAACTCAACTTCACAAACAGTTAAAAGAAGAGGGACAAAATGCAACAATGATCTATGTAACTCATGATCAAGTTGAAGCAATGACAATGGGAGATAGAATTTGTGTATTAAATTATGGAAAAATTATGCAAGTTGATACACCATTAAATTTATATAATACACCTGCAAATAAGTTTGTAGCTGGATTTATAGGATCACCTGCAATGAATATAGTTAAAGCTTCATTAATTTTAGAAGACAATAAAACTTTTGTAAAATTAACAAATGGTGATAAATTAGAATTGCCAAAAGAGAAAGCTGATAAAGTAAAAGGACATGTAGGAAAAGATGTTTGGTTTGGAATCAGACCAGAAAATGTTGGAAATAAAAATACTGCGAAAGATGGAGACTCATCAATTGTAGGAAAAGTAAATATTGTAGAGCAAATGGGTAATGAAGAGTTTATTTATTTCTTTGTTGGAGATACACAATATACAGCTAGAATACCTGCAGAAAAATCTACTGGAGCTAATTTTAACCAACAAGAAAACTTCTATTTTGAAATGGATAAATGTCATTTGTTTGACATAGAAACAGAAAAAAATATAACAATTTAA
- a CDS encoding ROK family transcriptional regulator: protein MEFTQSQLRILEMIKNKNKISRKKIAQELNLTPAAITKSIEPLLQSGIVLEVAQRESTGGRRAIDLSLNKYWIGKILGISLTPTSLVVSVGNIAGEIFKSKSYKIDETKELTEYLEEVIDKELKDESGIKVISMAITGLINSENGIIVFSPHYKRKKIKIKEKIENRFQLPTVIENDVRAMALTEKYFGNAQESENYVVLNVSEGIGSSIFVNGTLLSGHGFISGEIGHVVMDRSSLRKCSCGKRGCLEAEASNKAIINRLVSMIKLNNYSSLKEKLISKGQIGILDVLEGVKERDFLSTKISTEAMVIIAHSIDMIISLINPDKIILVGELFKEKLLLNTLKLELQKVTLEEQKYDLIVSDILDEMHTYNPISVVRHNLFKKNIWRDEI from the coding sequence ATGGAATTTACACAATCTCAATTGAGAATATTAGAGATGATAAAGAATAAAAATAAAATATCAAGAAAAAAAATAGCACAAGAGTTAAATTTAACTCCTGCAGCAATAACAAAATCTATAGAACCTCTTCTACAAAGTGGAATAGTTTTAGAAGTTGCTCAAAGAGAATCAACGGGTGGAAGAAGGGCAATTGATTTATCTCTAAATAAATATTGGATAGGAAAAATATTGGGGATATCATTAACTCCTACATCTTTAGTTGTATCAGTTGGAAATATAGCGGGAGAGATTTTTAAAAGTAAAAGCTATAAAATTGATGAAACGAAAGAATTAACTGAGTATTTAGAAGAAGTAATTGATAAAGAATTGAAAGATGAAAGTGGGATAAAGGTAATATCAATGGCTATCACCGGACTTATAAATTCGGAAAATGGAATTATCGTATTTTCACCTCACTATAAAAGAAAAAAAATAAAAATAAAAGAAAAAATAGAAAATAGATTTCAATTACCAACAGTAATTGAAAATGATGTTAGAGCTATGGCATTAACAGAAAAATACTTTGGAAATGCTCAAGAAAGTGAAAATTATGTTGTTTTAAATGTTTCAGAAGGAATAGGAAGTTCTATTTTTGTAAATGGAACTTTATTATCTGGGCATGGTTTTATATCTGGTGAGATAGGCCATGTAGTAATGGATAGAAGCAGTTTAAGAAAATGTTCGTGTGGTAAAAGAGGATGCTTAGAAGCTGAGGCTTCTAATAAGGCAATTATAAATAGATTAGTATCTATGATAAAGTTAAATAATTACAGTTCTTTAAAAGAGAAATTAATATCAAAAGGACAGATTGGAATTTTAGATGTTCTAGAAGGAGTAAAAGAAAGAGATTTTTTAAGTACTAAAATAAGTACAGAGGCAATGGTAATAATAGCTCATAGCATAGATATGATAATATCTTTGATAAATCCAGATAAAATAATATTAGTAGGAGAATTATTTAAAGAGAAATTACTTTTAAATACATTAAAACTAGAGTTGCAAAAAGTAACTTTAGAGGAACAAAAATACGACTTAATAGTTTCTGATATTTTAGATGAGATGCATACTTATAACCCGATATCAGTAGTAAGACATAATCTATTTAAGAAAAATATATGGAGGGATGAAATTTGA
- a CDS encoding ANTAR domain-containing response regulator, whose translation MRKTVVVAEDDSLIRMDLVEILKENEYDVLGEAKDGLEAVELALRHTPDILLLDLKMPFLLGTNVAKILKEKEYKNCIIMLTAYSMENYIKEATEYDVSGYLIKPLDEKILLSQMDLLYKNYSEKIKLKNALEISERKLRERKILEKAKGILMYKYSLTEDEAYTKIRKISMEKRITISQLSEIINTTGELL comes from the coding sequence ATGAGAAAAACAGTTGTTGTGGCAGAGGATGATTCGTTAATAAGAATGGACCTTGTGGAAATATTAAAGGAAAACGAATATGATGTTCTTGGAGAGGCTAAAGATGGATTAGAAGCTGTAGAATTAGCTCTAAGACATACGCCAGATATTTTACTTTTAGATTTAAAAATGCCATTTCTTTTAGGAACGAATGTAGCAAAGATTTTAAAAGAAAAGGAGTACAAAAATTGCATAATTATGCTAACAGCTTATAGCATGGAAAATTATATAAAAGAAGCTACAGAATATGATGTGTCAGGATATTTAATAAAGCCATTAGATGAAAAAATTCTACTATCTCAGATGGATTTATTATATAAAAATTATAGCGAAAAAATAAAACTAAAAAATGCCTTAGAAATAAGTGAGAGAAAATTAAGAGAAAGAAAAATATTAGAAAAAGCAAAGGGTATTTTAATGTATAAATACTCTTTAACTGAAGATGAAGCATATACTAAAATAAGAAAAATAAGCATGGAAAAGAGAATAACAATTTCTCAACTTTCTGAAATTATAAATACTACTGGAGAGCTTTTATGA
- a CDS encoding DUF1858 domain-containing protein gives MITKDTLIADIIKINPKAAEILMNYGMGCIGCPSAQMENLQQACEIHGLSLDEVLNKLNEK, from the coding sequence ATGATAACTAAAGACACACTAATAGCAGATATAATAAAAATAAATCCAAAAGCAGCAGAAATATTAATGAATTATGGAATGGGTTGTATAGGATGCCCTTCTGCTCAAATGGAAAATTTACAACAAGCTTGTGAAATACATGGTTTAAGTTTGGATGAAGTTTTAAATAAATTAAATGAAAAATAA
- the dhaK gene encoding dihydroxyacetone kinase subunit DhaK, protein MKKLINKKEDIVKEMIEGMVKAFPKNIESIKDLPIIVRKEKKYGKVALVSGGGSGHEPAHAGFVGYGMLDAAVAGEVFTSPSADKVYEAIKAVDSGEGVLLIIKNYSGDVMNFEMAAEMAEIDGIKVGKVIVDDDIAVENSTYTVGRRGIAGTIFVHKILGAAAEQGYSLENLEKLGKEVVNNIKTMGMSLKSCTVFTTGKNSFDLGDDEVEIGLGIHGEPGTHREKFSNANTHVEHILAKVLEESKINKEKVAVLINGLGETTLIELFIVNNRVADILKEKNIIVETTLVGNYMTSLDMGGFSITILKLTDEIEKLLKSKSDTIALKTF, encoded by the coding sequence ATGAAAAAACTTATCAATAAAAAAGAGGATATTGTTAAAGAAATGATTGAAGGAATGGTAAAAGCTTTTCCAAAGAATATTGAAAGTATAAAAGATTTACCTATTATTGTGAGAAAAGAGAAAAAGTATGGAAAAGTTGCATTAGTAAGTGGAGGAGGAAGCGGTCATGAACCAGCTCATGCAGGTTTTGTAGGATATGGGATGCTAGATGCTGCTGTAGCAGGAGAAGTTTTTACATCTCCAAGTGCAGATAAAGTATATGAAGCCATAAAAGCTGTAGATTCGGGAGAGGGAGTTCTTCTTATAATTAAAAATTATAGTGGAGATGTAATGAATTTTGAAATGGCAGCAGAAATGGCAGAAATAGATGGAATAAAAGTAGGAAAAGTAATTGTAGATGATGATATAGCTGTAGAGAATAGTACATATACTGTTGGTCGAAGAGGAATAGCTGGAACAATATTTGTACATAAAATTTTAGGAGCAGCAGCAGAGCAAGGATATTCTTTAGAGAACCTAGAGAAACTTGGAAAAGAGGTTGTGAATAATATAAAAACTATGGGAATGTCTTTAAAATCGTGTACTGTATTTACAACTGGAAAAAATAGTTTTGATTTAGGTGATGATGAAGTTGAAATAGGCTTGGGAATTCATGGTGAACCAGGAACACATAGGGAAAAATTTTCAAACGCAAATACCCATGTAGAACATATTTTAGCAAAAGTTTTAGAAGAATCTAAAATAAATAAAGAAAAAGTTGCTGTTTTGATAAATGGTTTGGGAGAAACAACGTTAATAGAGTTATTCATTGTTAATAATAGAGTGGCAGATATTTTGAAGGAAAAAAATATAATTGTAGAAACAACGTTAGTAGGAAATTATATGACTTCACTTGATATGGGTGGATTCTCAATAACTATTTTAAAGTTAACAGATGAAATAGAAAAACTACTAAAAAGTAAATCAGATACAATTGCATTAAAAACATTTTAG
- the eutS gene encoding ethanolamine utilization microcompartment protein EutS, with translation MEKVRMIQEYVPGKQVTLAHLIAHPNLDIYKKMGLNVENKNAIGILTITPGEAAIIAADIATKSGAIEIGFLDRFSGTLVITGDVSSIESSLEAIMEYLKASLNFSITNISRS, from the coding sequence ATGGAAAAAGTTAGAATGATTCAGGAATATGTACCAGGAAAGCAAGTAACGTTAGCACACTTAATAGCTCACCCAAATTTAGATATTTATAAAAAAATGGGATTAAATGTAGAAAATAAAAATGCTATTGGAATATTGACAATTACACCAGGAGAAGCGGCAATAATAGCAGCAGATATTGCAACTAAATCAGGAGCCATAGAGATTGGTTTTTTAGATAGATTTAGTGGAACTTTAGTAATAACAGGAGATGTTTCTAGTATAGAAAGTTCTTTAGAAGCAATTATGGAGTATTTAAAAGCATCCTTAAATTTTTCAATTACAAATATTTCGAGGTCTTAA
- a CDS encoding EutP/PduV family microcompartment system protein has product MKIMLIGKTGSGKTTLTQILNNQKVEYKKTQMVDYIGKIIDTPGEYLENKVYYKALNVVSIDADIIILIQSAADEENLYPPNFASMFLGKKVLGVITKIDLEENYKGAEDVLENAGVEKIFHLDLKSLKGVECLKTFLR; this is encoded by the coding sequence ATGAAAATAATGTTAATAGGAAAAACTGGAAGTGGAAAAACAACATTGACTCAAATTTTAAATAATCAAAAAGTTGAGTATAAAAAAACACAAATGGTAGATTATATTGGAAAAATAATTGATACACCAGGAGAGTACTTAGAAAATAAAGTATATTATAAAGCTCTAAATGTTGTTTCTATAGATGCAGATATTATAATATTAATTCAATCAGCAGCGGATGAGGAAAATCTATATCCACCAAATTTTGCAAGTATGTTTTTAGGAAAAAAAGTTTTAGGAGTTATAACTAAAATTGATTTAGAAGAAAATTATAAGGGTGCAGAAGATGTACTAGAAAATGCTGGAGTCGAAAAAATCTTTCATTTAGACTTGAAAAGTTTAAAGGGAGTGGAGTGCTTAAAAACTTTTTTGAGGTGA
- a CDS encoding sensor histidine kinase translates to MIKTYCKMCATLTAQDIDKIEKLEETAIILSNVLGVDTFIDCPTKDGEKALVVHHSKPEVGSIYSKNIAGEVALYKNEPAVLRTLQTGMPSKNYKAITQEGETVLQNVIAIKNESNEIIGVLILEHSDKKKTLLKIGDVETPEELMSSFLETRYTIPELVKDGVVIFNNNEVVTYANGVAKSIYEKMGFGRDIVGETFENIVINSVEFNNILQNKKIDVVEISILDMVLSVSYFATLENKKRQNVIMIVRDITQEKSKEQEIILKSVAIKEIHHRVKNNLQTIASLLRIQSRRSENKEVKKILDETISRILSIAITHEVLSEKGFDNLNIREIVDLIYKNYSTKTIDKKEKIEFTIIGDNFNISSEKATAIALVINEIIQNIVDYAFPDDVAGKVKILIQKDHFFSRITISDNGVGIPKEKISSSGLGLMIVEKIIKEQLKGSFEISSEVGKGTTVKFEIKNEY, encoded by the coding sequence ATGATAAAAACTTATTGTAAAATGTGTGCTACTCTAACAGCGCAGGATATAGATAAAATAGAAAAATTAGAAGAAACAGCTATAATTTTAAGTAATGTTTTGGGAGTAGATACCTTTATAGATTGCCCTACAAAAGATGGAGAAAAAGCTTTAGTTGTACATCATTCTAAACCGGAAGTAGGAAGTATTTATTCTAAAAATATAGCAGGTGAAGTGGCTCTTTATAAAAATGAACCGGCTGTTTTAAGAACTTTGCAAACAGGAATGCCATCTAAAAACTATAAAGCTATAACTCAAGAGGGAGAAACAGTTTTACAAAATGTAATTGCTATAAAAAATGAGAGTAATGAAATAATTGGTGTTTTAATATTAGAACATTCTGATAAAAAGAAAACTCTTTTAAAAATAGGGGATGTAGAAACTCCAGAGGAGTTAATGAGTAGTTTTTTAGAAACTAGATATACAATACCAGAACTTGTAAAAGATGGAGTAGTTATATTTAATAATAATGAAGTTGTAACCTATGCTAATGGAGTAGCTAAATCTATTTATGAAAAAATGGGATTTGGAAGAGATATAGTGGGAGAAACATTTGAAAATATAGTCATTAACAGCGTAGAATTTAATAATATATTGCAAAATAAAAAAATAGATGTAGTTGAAATAAGTATTTTAGATATGGTTTTATCAGTTAGTTATTTTGCAACGCTGGAAAACAAAAAAAGGCAAAATGTGATTATGATAGTTAGAGATATAACTCAAGAGAAAAGTAAAGAGCAAGAGATAATTTTAAAATCTGTAGCCATAAAAGAGATACATCACAGAGTGAAAAATAATTTGCAAACAATTGCAAGTTTATTAAGAATTCAGAGTAGAAGATCTGAAAATAAAGAGGTAAAAAAAATCTTAGATGAAACCATCAGCAGAATTTTAAGTATAGCTATAACACATGAGGTTTTGTCCGAAAAAGGATTCGATAATCTTAATATCAGAGAAATAGTTGACTTAATATACAAAAATTATTCAACAAAAACTATTGACAAAAAGGAAAAAATAGAGTTTACTATTATTGGAGATAACTTTAATATCTCATCTGAGAAAGCTACAGCGATTGCTTTAGTTATAAATGAAATTATCCAAAATATAGTAGATTACGCTTTTCCAGACGATGTAGCTGGAAAGGTAAAAATACTTATTCAGAAAGATCACTTCTTTTCAAGAATTACAATTTCTGACAATGGGGTCGGAATTCCTAAAGAAAAGATATCATCTTCTGGTTTAGGATTAATGATAGTTGAAAAAATAATAAAAGAGCAGTTAAAAGGTAGTTTTGAAATTAGTAGTGAAGTAGGAAAAGGTACAACAGTCAAGTTTGAAATAAAAAATGAATATTAA
- a CDS encoding aldose epimerase family protein, with amino-acid sequence MKLSTRKFGETLKGEKVFLYNLKNEYVDLEIISLGGIIKSLKTPDNKNKYKNIVLGYDNLKDYEENEYFYGCITGRIAGRTKDGLLKINDKVYQLEKNNSGNNLHGGPNGLNSKVWLGEARVEGEKGILILTYKSPHLENGFPGEVNFKVIYTLEKNRLNIEYFGECDRETYINLTNHSYFNLSGNSKEDIKESLLKINANSYGWVDKNTIPVKLEAENKFVQFEIYEKLNNILKSNHEQIKIVGGGIDHPFQLSKKFEYDIELKDEKSGRSIKVKSSEPIAVIYTGNFLDKKHNGICFEMQDYPDIFNFMPRKAKIYGEKQSYNTNTTFVFNA; translated from the coding sequence TTGAAATTAAGTACACGAAAATTTGGCGAAACTTTAAAAGGAGAAAAAGTATTTCTATATAATTTAAAAAATGAGTACGTAGATTTGGAAATAATTTCTTTGGGAGGCATTATAAAATCTTTAAAAACGCCCGATAACAAAAACAAATACAAAAATATAGTGTTGGGTTATGATAATTTAAAAGATTATGAAGAAAATGAGTACTTTTATGGATGTATAACTGGGAGAATTGCAGGAAGAACAAAAGATGGCCTTTTAAAAATAAATGATAAAGTATATCAACTTGAAAAAAATAATAGTGGAAATAATTTACATGGAGGACCAAATGGACTAAATAGTAAAGTTTGGTTAGGAGAAGCAAGAGTAGAGGGAGAAAAAGGAATTTTGATATTAACATATAAAAGTCCTCATTTAGAAAATGGATTTCCTGGAGAAGTGAACTTTAAGGTAATATATACTTTAGAAAAAAATAGATTAAATATAGAGTATTTTGGAGAATGTGACAGAGAAACATATATAAATTTAACAAATCATTCATATTTTAATTTAAGTGGAAATAGTAAAGAAGATATAAAAGAAAGTTTACTAAAAATTAATGCAAATAGCTATGGATGGGTAGATAAGAATACTATTCCTGTAAAATTAGAAGCCGAAAATAAGTTTGTTCAATTTGAAATATATGAAAAATTAAATAATATTTTGAAATCTAATCATGAGCAAATTAAAATTGTTGGTGGAGGAATTGATCATCCTTTCCAACTTTCAAAGAAATTTGAATATGATATTGAATTGAAAGATGAAAAAAGTGGAAGAAGTATAAAAGTTAAATCTAGTGAACCGATAGCAGTTATATATACAGGGAATTTTTTAGATAAAAAGCATAATGGTATATGTTTTGAAATGCAAGATTATCCAGATATTTTTAATTTTATGCCTAGAAAAGCTAAAATTTATGGTGAAAAACAAAGTTATAATACAAATACAACATTTGTTTTTAATGCTTAA
- the dhaM gene encoding dihydroxyacetone kinase phosphoryl donor subunit DhaM — protein MLGFVIVSHSKRLADEVIELCNEMKKYNFPVVNGSGTEEDYLGSNPLIIAEAIKKAYVEDGVAIFGDLGSSILNAELALEFLDSEEYDKEKIKIMDAPLVEGVLMGMAINDKKLLLKDLEEELKELKLLSKI, from the coding sequence ATGTTAGGATTTGTTATAGTATCTCATAGTAAAAGACTTGCTGATGAGGTAATTGAATTATGTAACGAAATGAAAAAATATAATTTTCCCGTAGTTAACGGAAGTGGAACAGAAGAGGATTATTTAGGCTCAAACCCTTTAATTATAGCTGAGGCTATAAAAAAAGCTTATGTAGAAGATGGAGTTGCCATCTTTGGTGATTTAGGTAGCTCTATACTAAATGCAGAGTTAGCGTTAGAGTTTTTAGATAGTGAAGAATATGATAAAGAAAAAATAAAAATAATGGATGCTCCTTTGGTAGAAGGAGTATTAATGGGAATGGCAATAAATGATAAAAAATTATTATTAAAAGATCTTGAAGAAGAATTAAAAGAATTGAAGTTATTAAGTAAAATATAA